The genomic interval ttcagtaattcaactcaaattgtgaaactcgtgtattaaatgaattcaatgcagatagtttaagtctttggttctttaaaattgtaatgattttggctcacatttatcaaaaacccaccaatctcaacaaattagaatacttcataagaccaataaaaaatacaacatttttagtgaattgttggccttctggaaagtatatatgttcatttttattatacatCTACTCAATACCTGGTATGGCGTCCTTTTTCTTTATGTAgtggaaaaaaagtaaaagttggctgaaatataaaaattcaagTAAAGTTCAGATACTCcctaaaaatacttaagtactgtaacaaagtattttaactttgttacattacaccactgggaattgggctactttataACTTTATCTTTCATGTCCGTGAGTTTATTTTTACACGATTTTTACCGGGGGACCCCCTCATGGTTACTTTGAGCTAGTTTGGGGCTAGATTCAAGTAGcgattgggcaggttttgttagGACAACCTGGCAACCCTTTCCATCAAGCAACtaaggttattattgttaacataGCGACTCATTGAAAAATATtggcatcatctatattaaagagaaaataatcacttcaTTTGATGTTTAACTGAATAAAATAGCCTTGACAGCTTTACTTACTGTCAGACTATAGACTTTGTTCTCTCTCACccgactggtgtgtgtgtgtgtgtgtgtgtgtgtgtgtatgtgtgtgtgtgtgtgtgtgtgtgtgtgtgtgtgtgtgtgtgtgtgtgtgtgtatgtgtgtgtgtaggggatGTAAAAGACTCAAATGTTTCTAAACTTAAGACGCATTTATGCcccatttgtgttgttttacctACACACTTATTTaaagaataaaacattatttacaacacagTGTGGTTTTGAATAGTGATGGGAGAAACAAAGCTTTTTGAAGCATTGAATCAATTGCACCAATTGCTTCGAAAAATGGTTTGATGTTTGAGCTGGTGAAAACGTTGTAAAAGCATCAAGATCTCAGACcaaacttaaaaaacaaatggaaatgttttttgcagaattatttttaaaatacataataaacacttattaGTGTTTGTGTTATTATAGTATCAAACCCTTAACAcacaatgaattaaattaattatttaaagaatACTTTCAAGAGTAGTGTTATCAGTCAGGAGAAGGAGGTGGATTTAATTCTATTGTAAGctcattttgttaattttaagGTATGATGTGATTTGTAGGTCAAAATTACTGactgtttttacacattttttaaactatatagCCATGTGTTAAAGGGAAGTCATCTTTTGTTtaacaacaacatttttaatttttttatagtaaaatttATTGGGATTTCATATCACATGGTTAAGGGCAACCAGAAGTGGCTCATGGGTTCACTTTGAGATCAACACTTCCTAGTGGTAAAAAATCGGAGTTTCGAGACATTTCGAAGTGAAGTAATGATGTAATGAAgctttgtttgcaaaaaaatgaCATCACCTGGCCAGCACCAACCAGGATTTCTGCCTATGAGTATTCTTACATCACTGATAGCTCTGATAGAACTGTTTAAGACCCTAATCTGAATATGGGCTAATTTAGTTGGATAATTTAGTTCCCCCAAATGGATTTCATGGAACTAAAACCATTCCTAGTTCCTGCAGTGcaaacacaccaaaaaaaaaaaaggatacttCCACCAATGTTTCAGGAACTATGAAAAAGTTTCCTCCGGAGAGACAGCCCCTTAAGAGGCCCAACTCCTGCTGCAGAAAACATCCCCAAACCATGACAATTGCTACTCTACCCTTTACTTACTTCTTTACACACTTTGGGTTCAGTCTTTCCCCAGTTTGACGATTAACTTAATGTTTCCCTTTTGGACCCAAATCAATTAATCTTGCTTTCATCACTGAAGTGAACTTTGGAACAGTTTTCCTCTGTCCACACAACATGCTCCTCTAATCTAGTCTTTTGATTATTTCTGCTGATGAGAGGTTTGTTTACTGCAAAGTGTACTTTCAGGCCACATTCTCTTAAATGTCAAATCACTGTTTGTGAGACTGTCCGAGACAGATCCTTACCCTGTTCAGTGCTGAACTGGCAAGCAGTTGTGTTTGAACTGATTCCCCGTTGAGATTCTCCACATTGTCCTGTTTTCTCGTGCATTTGTCTTTGATGGACAACCAGCCTTTTGGGGGGACTTGAATGAGATAATGACATTGTAAACATGCAATATTCTAGAAatcacagatttggaacaaccAATTTTTCTTGCTATGGCTGCTATTGAACTTCATCTGGACAAGCTGCTGTCTAAGGGTTTAAGTCactttaaaattactgttttgcAAAGTCAGTGTAAACTGGAAAGTTAGGCTCCCATTTAAACAGGGGTTGTCAGATAATTGAGGAAATTAGCACAAGGTGCCAGATTGAACCTAATAACTCAAAAGTGTAATTAATTTTGATCAGTGTTCCTTTTTTACAAATAtctcattttagttttttatactgtgcttcagAATATATTCAACTCATGAAATATGCTTAAAACTGCACTTTTACTCCTGTTAGGATAACTTAAAATACTTAGCAATgaccttaaaattaaaaatttaggaAGTTATAGgctgttctctaattttgatctccacTGTCATTTCAAATAATGTAAATCAGCTTTTTTACACTTCCTTAAAGAATGTGATTGAACATGTAAATTAAAAGAATTTTATACTGATTATTATTTGATTTAGTGTGTAAACATATTTATGACTTACGTATAGTTTATGATAGGTGTGATTAATTACATATAATCATAAGAATCCTGCGTAATTGATTACACTGACaaaaaaaagactaataataCGAAGGAAATAGCTTAATTCAGCTGTTTTTATTAAAGATTTATATTGAATTGTGATTGAAATTGTTTTGTAGGTCATAACTGTCAGTGTTCTAAAGCGACCTGTGATTCAATTCCAATATCAAACGTGCTGTTGGCAAGAACTGCATCATCTTTGTCACTAAACTGGTTATAAGCAAGCACTCTTTATTTTTATCACAAatgattcatttctgaattgtgttccCCTTCGATGACTCCTTCATCATGTTAAAGCCTCAGTGGTAGGAAGATCCCAACCTTTAACACTAGTCTCATTACTAACACCCAAACTGTGACCTTTTCTGCCATAAACCACTGTGTTTTggctgtaacttttttttttttttttaagttcacacTTTAACAAAACTGGTTATGTGTTATTACATCATGCCTTTGATAGGCATAGGCTTAATAAGTGAACGTTTGCTTTTGGTAATCATGCAAAGAGACAGTTTTGTCCAACCCCTCGAATTATGCGTTAGTGTTTACCCCACCAACACACCATCAACGTTTCCATCCAAACCTCACGCATTAGTGTAATGTATCTCATAACTTCCTCTTCCTACCACATGATGGCTTTGACATTGAAAAAGCAGGGTTTAAGAAGCAGGGCTCTCACATCCTTTTTATTAACACTGAAATTAACATGGAAGCAGAGGTAAgtagcaattttttattttgtagctgatgtaaatataaatagtacatatttagcaaaataattttacaataaatagcaATTGATCAATGTCTATATTAATTTTCAGTAAGTGAGATTTACTTAATACGCTTTTTCACTTCTCTGTTTTTTTAACCTGTATAAATGTTACGGGAAAGACAAATGAAATTGAAATGTTTACTGCAACCTTTCTGCCTAGTCAGGAAACTCaatgaaacatgaacacattgcaATTAATCTTCTCTCGTAGACTGTGCATCATCCGAGCACTGAAAAAACAGAAGAGGGTCGATCAGAGGCCACCAAATGCAATAAGAAGATGTTGAAATTCAGCCTGTCGATTGATGATACTGAGTTAGTTGCGCTTCAGGAACTCTCGCATCCACAACCAGAGCAGAACGAGAAGGACACTGCGGACGACTGTTTCATTGATGACAATGTGCTTCATTGCCTGGCAAACATGAGCTTGAATGTGATGGTTGATGAAGACTCTGATGCTGACAATCCTCTCTGCAACTGGGATTGGCAGCCTAATGAAAGCCAGGTCATGCCTAAGACAACTGATATTGCCTATAGTaagaattatttattattcaccgttattattcattttgaagTATCTAATGTTGAAATTTCCAGTTCTTTCATAAGAAAATTAAGTTCTGGTTGTtatgttctgttgtcttttttcagtttcttcacAAATTTTTAGAACAATTAAAGAACAAAATGATTTGTTCTTGAAGTCATTCAAAGGACACAACTATGTTGCATCAAAACAGAACAAGATATGTTTGGAGAAAACCATGTCAGGTTTGCATCAAATAatgaaaatcatatttttattattactttgtgacagtgctatttatttttttcttattttaaaatgagATTTTCCACAAATCTCACCTCTTTTCAGCAAAAATTACCATCAGTTACTTTTACACCAGACACATAAAATCGGGTTATCCTGTTGTGCTGAACTTCACAGGCACAGACAACTTCCTGTGCTGCACCAGCCAAGGAGAGGAAAAGATATT from Carassius carassius chromosome 44, fCarCar2.1, whole genome shotgun sequence carries:
- the si:ch73-226l13.2 gene encoding uncharacterized protein si:ch73-226l13.2, translating into MEAETVHHPSTEKTEEGRSEATKCNKKMLKFSLSIDDTELVALQELSHPQPEQNEKDTADDCFIDDNVLHCLANMSLNVMVDEDSDADNPLCNWDWQPNESQVMPKTTDIAYISSQIFRTIKEQNDLFLKSFKGHNYVASKQNKICLEKTMSAKITISYFYTRHIKSGYPVVLNFTGTDNFLCCTSQGEEKILTVKTYDKNHLESSPEDPEKASLIFYMSQKPDGQRNFESMLHSGWFIHTTNDDVVKMKRGKTSTSCFVLE